One Echinicola strongylocentroti DNA window includes the following coding sequences:
- a CDS encoding serine O-acetyltransferase: protein MEHRELFIDKIHDAHKQCPDCPSPKRVQEFFEGVLGILFPEYAVKILQDKQEIADRLQFYEVQLQGILGRNKQLIDADGEEVAHAFFVKLSDVYDAIQEDVEAMFEGDPAANSKTEVIRSYPGFYAIAAYRIAHLLQEQGVALIPRMITEFAHSKTGIDIHPGAEIGRYFCIDHGTGVVVGETTRIGDHVKLYQGVTLGALSVNKEDADIQRHPTIENHVVIYAGATILGGKTVIGAESVIGGNVWLTKSIPAKSKIYYQTKMYDASAETTDMYVFKNDA from the coding sequence ATGGAACATAGAGAATTATTTATCGATAAAATTCATGACGCTCACAAACAATGTCCTGACTGTCCTTCTCCAAAGAGAGTACAAGAATTTTTTGAGGGGGTTTTGGGAATACTATTTCCAGAATATGCTGTTAAAATTCTTCAAGACAAGCAAGAGATAGCGGATAGACTCCAGTTTTATGAAGTCCAATTACAGGGTATCCTAGGGAGGAACAAGCAACTTATTGACGCTGATGGCGAGGAGGTGGCCCATGCCTTTTTTGTCAAGCTGTCTGATGTTTATGATGCTATACAGGAGGATGTTGAGGCGATGTTTGAAGGGGATCCAGCAGCCAATAGCAAAACAGAAGTGATCAGGAGTTATCCTGGGTTTTATGCCATTGCTGCTTACCGAATCGCCCATTTGCTCCAAGAGCAAGGTGTGGCACTTATTCCTCGCATGATCACGGAATTTGCCCACAGTAAAACAGGGATAGATATTCACCCTGGGGCTGAGATAGGCCGCTACTTTTGCATCGATCACGGTACAGGAGTAGTAGTAGGGGAGACAACTAGGATAGGTGACCATGTGAAATTATATCAGGGCGTGACCCTAGGTGCATTGAGTGTCAATAAGGAAGATGCTGATATCCAACGTCATCCGACCATTGAGAATCATGTGGTCATCTATGCGGGAGCGACAATTTTGGGAGGAAAGACCGTCATCGGAGCGGAGAGTGTGATTGGGGGGAATGTATGGCTTACCAAAAGTATTCCCGCCAAAAGCAAAATCTATTATCAGACCAAAATGTACGATGCCAGTGCAGAGACCACTGATATGTATGTTTTTAAAAATGATGCCTAA
- a CDS encoding LLM class flavin-dependent oxidoreductase — protein sequence MKNIKPLGEIAFSVLDLAIIKEQHDATDAFARSLGLAKHAEKWGYKRFWLAEHHNMVSVGSSATAVLIGHIAGGTKSIRVGSGGIMLPNHAPLMVAEQFGTLASLYPERIDLGLGRAPGTDQTTARALRRDRLETVEEFPRELEELQLYLSDENIDGKVRAIPGEGLDIPIYLLGSSMSSAVLAAKKGLPYAFASHFAPAQFLDAVRYYRDNFQPSEYLKHPHVISCVNVIAAETDKEAHKMATSFYQMALGIVRRKSYPLRPPVDTMDGLWTEAEAAAINQMMACSFVGSAATVREDLEHFQEIAQVDEIMICSHIYDHEARLKSYELAASCFREPANAR from the coding sequence ATGAAGAATATCAAACCACTGGGTGAAATAGCTTTTTCCGTACTGGATTTGGCCATCATTAAAGAACAGCATGATGCTACTGATGCCTTCGCTAGGAGCTTGGGCCTAGCGAAGCATGCCGAAAAATGGGGCTATAAGCGTTTTTGGCTGGCAGAGCATCACAATATGGTCAGCGTAGGGAGTTCTGCTACGGCTGTTTTGATCGGACATATCGCAGGAGGGACCAAAAGTATCCGCGTTGGATCAGGAGGGATCATGCTGCCTAATCATGCTCCACTGATGGTGGCAGAGCAATTTGGCACCTTGGCATCCCTTTATCCCGAGCGAATCGATCTTGGACTGGGAAGAGCTCCTGGTACCGATCAGACAACTGCTAGGGCGTTAAGGCGGGATCGTTTAGAGACAGTAGAGGAGTTTCCTAGGGAGCTGGAAGAACTTCAGCTTTATCTTTCCGATGAAAACATCGACGGTAAGGTTCGGGCCATTCCAGGTGAAGGACTAGATATCCCTATTTATCTGTTGGGAAGTAGCATGAGCAGTGCAGTGCTCGCAGCCAAGAAGGGGTTGCCTTATGCTTTTGCGAGTCATTTTGCACCTGCACAATTTTTGGATGCTGTTCGCTATTATCGGGATAATTTCCAGCCTTCTGAGTATTTAAAGCATCCCCATGTGATTTCCTGTGTCAATGTAATTGCTGCAGAAACGGATAAAGAAGCCCATAAGATGGCTACTTCCTTTTACCAAATGGCGTTGGGGATTGTGAGAAGAAAATCCTATCCATTGAGACCTCCGGTGGATACGATGGACGGTTTGTGGACAGAAGCGGAAGCAGCTGCGATCAACCAGATGATGGCCTGTAGTTTTGTAGGATCAGCCGCTACAGTTCGGGAAGACTTGGAGCATTTTCAGGAAATTGCCCAAGTAGATGAAATCATGATCTGTTCTCATATTTATGACCATGAAGCACGTTTAAAATCCTATGAGTTGGCAGCATCATGTTTTAGAGAGCCTGCGAATGCACGTTGA
- a CDS encoding FtsB family cell division protein — translation MAKYLKYTKNFYFIFTVLFVVWMVFIDNNDIISQFKLRSKLNSLQDQKEFYQERKEKIQAEREELLSNYELLEKFARERYLMKKKTEDLYVIVEE, via the coding sequence ATGGCCAAATACCTCAAATACACTAAAAACTTCTATTTTATATTCACCGTACTTTTTGTGGTTTGGATGGTGTTTATTGATAATAATGATATTATCAGCCAGTTTAAGTTGCGCTCAAAGCTTAACAGTCTTCAGGACCAAAAAGAGTTTTATCAGGAGCGAAAAGAAAAAATACAGGCCGAAAGAGAAGAATTACTCAGTAATTATGAACTTTTGGAAAAGTTTGCTCGTGAAAGATACTTGATGAAGAAAAAAACTGAAGACCTATATGTTATTGTTGAAGAATAA
- the eno gene encoding phosphopyruvate hydratase yields MTLITAIHARQILDSRGNPTVEVDVETESGAFGRAAVPSGASTGVNEAVELRDGDKSKYLGKGVLQAVKNVNEIIQPELIGQSVFDQRGIDELMIQLDGTDTKSKLGANAILGVSLAVAKAAADDLGLPLFRYVGGVNAKTLPVPMMNIINGGSHSDAPIAFQEFMIRPVGAPNFSEAMRTGAEIFHNLKKILHDKGLSTAVGDEGGFAPNFSGGTEEALNCILDAITKAGYKPGDDVTIALDCAASEFFEDGKYNYKKFEGDTGVTRNREEQVAYLAELTEKYPIDSIEDGCGEEDWEGWAMLTAKIGDKVQLVGDDLFVTNVKFLQRGIEEKSANSILIKVNQIGTLTETLEAIDLAHKAGFTAVMSHRSGETEDSTIADLAVACNTGQIKTGSASRSDRMAKYNQLLRIEELLGDTAYFPKK; encoded by the coding sequence ATGACTTTGATTACAGCAATTCATGCTAGACAAATTTTAGATTCCAGGGGCAACCCCACCGTGGAAGTAGATGTGGAAACTGAAAGTGGCGCTTTTGGAAGAGCCGCCGTGCCAAGTGGGGCTTCTACTGGTGTCAATGAGGCTGTAGAGCTTCGTGATGGAGATAAAAGCAAATACTTGGGTAAAGGAGTGCTACAGGCAGTAAAAAATGTAAATGAAATCATCCAGCCGGAATTGATCGGTCAATCTGTTTTTGATCAAAGAGGTATCGATGAGTTGATGATTCAGTTGGATGGAACTGATACAAAATCAAAATTGGGAGCCAATGCTATCTTGGGTGTGTCCTTGGCAGTAGCCAAAGCCGCAGCCGATGACCTTGGTCTGCCATTGTTCAGGTATGTGGGTGGCGTCAACGCCAAGACCCTTCCTGTGCCAATGATGAATATCATCAATGGTGGTTCACACTCTGATGCGCCTATCGCATTCCAAGAGTTTATGATCCGACCAGTAGGCGCACCAAACTTCTCTGAGGCCATGAGAACGGGAGCTGAAATCTTCCATAATCTTAAGAAGATCCTTCACGACAAAGGCCTTAGTACCGCCGTAGGTGATGAAGGTGGTTTTGCACCAAACTTCTCCGGAGGCACTGAAGAGGCCCTTAACTGCATCTTGGATGCCATTACCAAGGCTGGATATAAGCCAGGTGATGATGTGACCATTGCGCTTGATTGTGCTGCTTCTGAGTTCTTTGAGGACGGAAAATATAACTACAAGAAATTTGAGGGAGATACTGGTGTTACCAGAAACAGAGAAGAACAAGTAGCATATCTTGCCGAACTTACCGAAAAGTACCCGATTGACTCTATCGAAGATGGATGTGGTGAAGAAGATTGGGAAGGCTGGGCAATGCTTACTGCCAAAATCGGAGATAAGGTGCAGCTGGTAGGCGATGACCTTTTCGTGACCAATGTGAAATTCCTTCAAAGGGGTATCGAAGAAAAATCTGCCAATTCTATCCTGATCAAAGTAAACCAAATCGGTACGTTGACGGAAACATTGGAAGCAATTGATTTGGCTCACAAGGCTGGATTTACTGCTGTAATGTCCCACAGATCAGGTGAAACAGAAGACAGCACTATAGCTGATCTTGCCGTTGCTTGCAATACTGGACAGATCAAAACCGGTTCTGCTTCCCGTTCTGACAGAATGGCCAAGTACAACCAGTTGCTAAGAATAGAAGAGCTTTTGGGCGATACTGCTTATTTCCCTAAGAAATAA
- the cysM gene encoding cysteine synthase CysM — protein MKLFELIGNTPLVELEHIPTNPNVKIYCKLEGQNPGGSVKDRAAYSMIKRAMDRGDIKKGDKIVEATSGNTGIALAMIAKVLGVEMILIMPDNSTRERVVSMEAYGAEVILTPAAKTIEYSRTLAEEMAEKEGYYILNQFANPDNYQAHYEGTGPEIMRDTNGEITHFVSAMGTTGTIMGVSRYLKEQDPTIQIVGTQPTDGSSIPGIRRWSPEFLPKIYDSKRVDQIIDVSQDEATEMTRRMAKEEGILAGMSSGGALHAAVKLAETLDDGVIVCITCDRGDRYLSSDLFG, from the coding sequence ATGAAGTTATTTGAGTTGATCGGCAATACACCGCTTGTTGAGCTAGAACATATTCCCACCAACCCCAACGTAAAGATCTATTGTAAACTGGAGGGGCAAAACCCCGGTGGTAGTGTGAAAGACCGTGCAGCCTATAGCATGATCAAAAGGGCCATGGATCGTGGAGATATTAAAAAGGGAGACAAAATAGTAGAGGCGACCAGTGGCAATACGGGCATTGCCTTGGCGATGATAGCAAAGGTCCTTGGTGTGGAAATGATCTTGATCATGCCAGATAATTCGACTCGCGAAAGGGTCGTTTCCATGGAGGCGTACGGAGCAGAAGTCATCTTGACCCCAGCAGCCAAAACCATTGAATACTCCAGGACACTTGCCGAAGAGATGGCTGAAAAGGAAGGGTATTATATTTTGAACCAATTTGCCAATCCTGATAATTATCAAGCTCATTATGAGGGGACAGGGCCTGAGATCATGCGGGATACCAATGGTGAGATTACCCATTTTGTTTCCGCTATGGGGACTACAGGGACCATCATGGGAGTTTCCCGGTACCTAAAAGAGCAAGATCCTACAATTCAAATCGTTGGTACGCAACCTACCGATGGCTCTAGTATACCGGGGATCAGAAGATGGTCACCCGAGTTTTTGCCCAAAATATACGATTCCAAACGCGTGGATCAGATCATCGATGTAAGTCAGGATGAGGCAACTGAAATGACACGACGAATGGCCAAAGAAGAAGGAATACTGGCAGGTATGAGCAGCGGTGGAGCACTGCATGCCGCAGTGAAGCTCGCCGAAACATTGGATGATGGGGTGATCGTCTGCATTACCTGCGACCGTGGTGACCGTTACCTGAGCTCTGATTTATTTGGGTGA
- the carA gene encoding glutamine-hydrolyzing carbamoyl-phosphate synthase small subunit, whose product MDKQKATLLLEDGTVFYGTLIGKHGTNGGEICFNTGMTGYQEIYTDPSYTGQIVVTTTPHIGNYGVIDSEMESDGPTIASIVVNSFSEVYSRLDASQSLQEYLVSNSITGIADVDTRKIVRHIRSKGAMNAIISSEYDNLDDLKKVLESVPSMEGLELSSKVCTKEPYYVGDENSAIKVACVDYGIKKNILRNLAARGVYCKVFPAKTAVSEMEAWQPNAYFLSNGPGDPAVMDYAVDTVKEILALNKPVFGICLGHQLIAEAVGIKTYKMHHGHRGINHPIKNLVTGKSEITSQNHGFNIVREDSEGHPGIEITHVHLNDNTVAGIKLKDRPAFSVQYHPESAPGPHDSRYLFDDFISLINNN is encoded by the coding sequence ATGGACAAACAAAAAGCAACACTCCTTCTTGAGGATGGTACCGTATTCTACGGTACATTGATCGGTAAGCATGGTACAAACGGTGGCGAGATCTGCTTTAACACAGGTATGACCGGGTATCAGGAAATCTACACAGACCCTTCCTATACGGGGCAAATAGTAGTAACCACTACACCACATATTGGTAATTATGGTGTGATTGATTCTGAAATGGAATCTGATGGCCCAACGATTGCCAGTATAGTGGTCAATAGCTTTTCGGAAGTGTACAGTAGGCTTGATGCCTCACAGTCATTGCAAGAGTACTTGGTAAGTAACTCCATCACTGGTATAGCTGATGTCGATACCCGGAAAATAGTAAGGCATATCAGGTCTAAAGGTGCCATGAATGCTATTATCAGTTCAGAATATGATAACCTTGATGATCTGAAGAAAGTACTTGAGAGTGTACCTTCCATGGAAGGATTAGAACTCTCTTCTAAAGTATGTACCAAAGAGCCTTATTATGTAGGTGATGAAAATTCAGCTATTAAAGTGGCCTGTGTGGATTATGGTATCAAGAAGAATATTCTTCGAAACCTAGCTGCTCGTGGGGTTTATTGTAAGGTTTTTCCTGCAAAAACTGCTGTTTCAGAGATGGAAGCATGGCAACCCAATGCCTATTTTCTTTCCAATGGCCCTGGGGATCCTGCAGTAATGGATTATGCCGTAGATACCGTGAAAGAGATTCTGGCTTTGAACAAGCCGGTTTTCGGTATTTGCCTAGGCCATCAGTTGATAGCCGAAGCGGTAGGGATCAAGACCTATAAAATGCACCATGGCCATAGGGGAATTAACCATCCTATCAAGAATTTAGTAACCGGAAAAAGTGAAATTACCTCACAAAATCACGGGTTTAATATCGTTAGGGAAGACAGCGAAGGGCATCCAGGAATAGAGATCACCCATGTTCACCTAAATGATAATACGGTAGCCGGTATCAAATTAAAAGATAGACCTGCATTTTCTGTGCAATATCACCCAGAATCTGCGCCAGGGCCACACGATTCCAGGTATCTGTTTGATGATTTTATTTCTTTAATCAACAATAATTAA